The Arachis hypogaea cultivar Tifrunner chromosome 16, arahy.Tifrunner.gnm2.J5K5, whole genome shotgun sequence genome contains a region encoding:
- the LOC140180222 gene encoding uncharacterized protein, translated as MKHILQKTYIAGRMLQWVVKLSKFDVTYETRTKIKFQYLADFVAEYTEGQENPSTWNLYVDRSSNKFRSGAGVILENEEGTQIELSLKFEFSAFNNQAEYEALLASLMLAKEVGTERLIVFSDSQMITSQVNEIYENKDPNMKKYLEEAREQLAQFSKKKVWHIS; from the coding sequence ATGAAGCACATTCTACAGAAGACGTACATTGCGGGAAGGATGCTACAATGGGTTGTGAAACTGTCCAAATTTGACGTAACATATGAAACTAGGACAAAAATCAAATtccagtatctggccgactttgtAGCCGAATACACCGAAGGCCAGGAAAATCCGTCAACTTGGAATCTATATGTAGATAGATCGTCCAATAAATTCAGAAGTGGAGCAGGAGTTATcttggaaaatgaagaaggaactcAGATTGAACTATCACTAAAGTTCGAGTTTTCTGCTTTtaacaatcaagcagaatatgaagccttactTGCTAGCTTGATGCTGGCTAAAGAAGTAGGGACAGAAAGATTGATAGTGTTTAGTGATTCTCAAATGATAACTTCCCAAGTTAATGAAATTTATGAAAATAAAGATCCTAACATGAAGAAGTACCTAGAAGAAGCACGAGAACAATTAGCACAGTTCTCGAAAAAAAAGGTTTGGCATATATCTTAG